The Candidatus Thermoplasmatota archaeon sequence GCCGTTCAAGCTCGAATACGCGGTCGAGCCCTACTGGACGGCCGCGGACATGGAGCACGGCCACAAGCACTGAGTCACCGCAAACGCCAAACCGGACGACGCCGCTCGCCACCCGATCATCATGGCGAGCGGCATCACCCCCGTCCTGAACGTGTCGAGCGTCGAGAAATCCGCCGAGTTCTACCGAGGCCTCGGTCTCAAGATCAAGCGCGAGTCCATGGGCGGCATGAGCTGGTCCACGGTCCGCTCCGGCGACGCCGCGCTCCTGCTCTTTCCCAAGGACGCGATCCCGGAGGGCGCGCCCGCGGACACGGCCGCGTGGCTCTCGGGCGAGCTCGGCAAGGGCGTGCTCATCTCGATCGGCGTCGCGAACGCGAAGCGCGCGTGGGAGAAGGCGCAGGCGATGCGCGCGAACGTGGACCAGCCGATCGAGGCGAACCCGTGGGGCGGCCAGAGCTTCATGCTCACGGACCCGGACGGCTACGCGATCCAGGTGAGCGACCGCTGGCCCGAAGGGCCCGCGACGCGCAAGGCCCCCCGCAAGGCCCCGAAGGCGCGCGGGAAGGCGCCGAAGCGCGGCGCGAAGAAGACGCGGAAGGCGCGAAAGTAGGGCGAGGCGGAGTCGCCGGCGGCGCGCGGCGTCGACCGGCGCTCAACCGAGCAGGGATTTGACGAAGA is a genomic window containing:
- a CDS encoding VOC family protein; this translates as MASGITPVLNVSSVEKSAEFYRGLGLKIKRESMGGMSWSTVRSGDAALLLFPKDAIPEGAPADTAAWLSGELGKGVLISIGVANAKRAWEKAQAMRANVDQPIEANPWGGQSFMLTDPDGYAIQVSDRWPEGPATRKAPRKAPKARGKAPKRGAKKTRKARK